A window of Pseudophryne corroboree isolate aPseCor3 chromosome 1, aPseCor3.hap2, whole genome shotgun sequence genomic DNA:
TGCTACTGAGAAAGACCAGGGCTGTAGTATTAGGCCTGGCAGTCTTGGCTGCTTTTCTTAGTTTGTCTGATGAGGACAGTTCTCCAGACACCTGCATTATATTCACCACATGATATGGAAGCCAGGACAGGGAAAATATTACTATGATCATGATAACCAGCTGACTTGTCTTATTTCTGATGTGGAACTTTGCACTACGTAATCTTAGTCCAATGCAGAGGTAGCTAGACAGAATGATTGTGAATGGGATAACAAAACCTGTCATGGTTTCAAATGCGTACTGAAAGATTATGTGTCCAGGAGTGCTGTGCAAGGGTCTACATTGTTGCTGGTTGCTAATGCTTAGTTCTGCACGGTAAATTGGCATAGGAATGGCCAACAAAGATGATAACACCCATATAGCTATGATTATTTTCCTGACAACTGATTTTGTTCTTGTTGTTATAGAAGTTAAAGGTCTTGTGACAGCTAGGAGTCGGTCTACACTCATGAAAGCGATGAGGAAGATACTGGCATACATACTCAGGCAGCTAATGTAATGACACATCTTACAGATGATATTTCCAAATGTCCAGCTGCCCGTGGCCAGGAGATGGAGGAAGAATGGCGCTGTGAGGATTACCATGATGTCAGCAATTGCCAAATGTAAAATGAGGAGACAGGTGACGGTAAGTTTCTTCATTCGGGTCAACACTGTCCAGATGACGAATGCATTGCCTGGAAATCCAATGATGAAAGCTATTGAGAGGATGGCAATGCCTAAACTGGGGGATGCTTTAGATATTATCTCTGGGATCTCTGTTGAAGTGAAATGATTCTCAGAAGAATTTGTAAAAGAAAAATTGAGCTTGGTCATCTCGTCAAGAACAGTATACTGtgaagaggaaaacacaaacatatTAATAATTGAATCAACAAGGTCATGAGCAAAGTCTCTATGATCCTGAGTTATAGTGTCTGTTTCCCAGTGTAATGTAAATGTCTGTGCAGCTCCTTCCAAACAGTTCATACCACAAACTCAGAAATCCAGAACATGCAagaaaaatggaggtcacacaaatTGAGCATAAGGTAACACCAACCTTACTAATGCACAATGCTCACATACGTCTAAAAACAAGGGGTCAAACACAGACCACTTAGCCCAGGTGTAGTAATCGCCATTGTGTCTGGACCACCCTACATCAATAATGCTCAATTTGTGTGCCatccatttttttttacatatattaatATTTCTATCAATAATTATATTGCATGAATGCCAGGCTTTTTTTTAGATGACTTTGCTTTGCGATGGAGAGCAGATATCTTGTCCTGTAATCATGTGAATGCTTTTTTAGCATTGCGTCCAGCTTCACAATATGGGGGTTACAAATTACAATATAGGTACTGATTTTATAGAACCACTGTGAGATTGCAGCTTAATTTATAGTGGAAACAACTtataagcagggccgtcttttagtatgggctcaatgggctcttgtccaagggccccaggagtctaagggccccaggctggtagctgagggtcccctctttccaggggtaccagatttttgaaaatcggccctggggaaccagagatatctgacatagaagcagtggtccccatccaagactgttaattgctctttccagccagatatcttgggttctatcTGACTTATAGCTTTTCTGAGGGGACGCTCCAAAATATGGAACctcttccctttcagtggacactggcagcttgactctactatgcccagaaccggagatataagcctacaagcagctggtccctgctccagctccacacatctggtttgcagttgtattttttcaccggcagattgctctggatcctgaactctgatcccaaagtccccagtacctcctgaaaggtgggactctctagttttttttaatcatattcaaagctaagaaatcttttcccaggaactggagatatctgcagtcaagcaagctgccctgccACCAGAAAATTTTGAATATCAAGCCCACTTCactatccccccctcccctgcatattacaccacccccaccctggaagtcatgtcccggggcccattcattcagcccaatgcccccttgtacagtttagtgttctctcttccacaatctgtgcagtaaaggagtaattagcagaaattactgctccaggtcctacatgctaagcggaagttagaacaccccctaccgcccaatgatagcaccccccacacctaccgctggaggatgggtagggggcccagtgcattgctgtgcccaggggcctacactgctgttaagacggccctgcttataAGGTCCTTCTGTCTCAAAAAAAGAAagataagagagagagaaaaagagagagagagaaagagagggagggggggagggaaagagagagcaAAAAAGAGAGAGTTCTTGTGGGTACACAGGATCTGCAATAATCCCGTAGGTGAACAACAACAGatggctaaaatgaccatcagggtCTTACAAAGAGTGTACACAAACAATCTGTGACAAGAGGCTAGAGCTAAGTCAGTGGCTGAGCCTAGAACAGAAACTTTgtgtgtaacagcacacaaaaagaaTAAAAACTCTGTAGTATGGGTAAATAACTTTGCTACGTCTAGTCATCACATAGTTCAAACTGCTAAACGTTTTTGGCCCATGCAAAATACTGATTCAGATCTATCCTTATTGAAGGATACTACTTTGCTTCCTTGCTATACACTAGGAAAGACCTTAAAAGATTAGcttgtacatacagatgtgtctgaATGTGAGTCAATTAGTACAACACATTtcctaacaaaaaaaacaaaatcaaaacacaggtaattacatacctcccaacatgtgtgATCCATGGAGCAGGACGTCTGCGGGTGCACGTCCGAAAagtggggcgtggcttcgcgggatatCCCGCAATCACGAGCCAtgtcccgttttcgtcactgagggggcatggccagcgctctgctaGGTGACAAAAGCCTCCCAACTGCACACCGACCCCTACCGTGGGACACTGCAGCTCGTGGGTGGGACtgagggacagtcccaaaaaaacggggctGTCCCTCgaatatcgggacagttgggagttatgtaaTTACAGTATAAATGCCTAGGATGTACCACATGTGGCTTCTAAGAAACCGGATCTACCTTTGTGCACCGAAGATCAGGAAGAAGGTACAATATTAGACATATTTTAACTTGCACCAGCAACTTTGTAGTATATATTATAAGATGCCCTTGCGGATTGTTATATGTAGGGAACACAGTCACACAGATCAAGAAACGCATGGCAAATCATAGGTCGGCAATCAGACAAGCATTAGAAGGCAAGTGTAGTGAACAACCTTTGGCACAACACTTCAGGGAATATAAACAAAATCTTTATACTTTCAGAGACAAAATGATAATTCACATCCCAGAAAATATCAGGGTAAGGGATCGTGCAAATTGCCCTGTTGCGTGCAGAATCTAAATGGATACATGAGCTGAATACGGTACAGCCGTTTGGCTATAATGAATTATTGCCACTAACTTGCTTTCTATGAGTCTGGGTCTTTGTGCAACTGAGACATTCTGTCTATAGATAAATTTAGAGTAatactatgttactacagtatatgtTTTAATGTTTTATCTCTGTTTTATTGTATGGTCTGGTTAATTTATGTTCCGTGTTTGTTGCTATAGCAACTTAACCGGAGGTTACTGGTGTCACACCTGCTGCGACGTGCGCTGTGATGATGTCAGACGCCAACCAGACCACCAGTCGCACCAAGCACTTTGTGGTATTTTCTTAGATTGTATAAAGCTTTTGTAATATACACTTTATGCTCCTGACGAAAGTTGAAAGACTGAAATGTTGTGAATTATGTACAGCAGGTCTTCTGACCCGTTATTTCATTTAAGTACATGTGAGTGCCaccgctgctctctctctctctctatatatatatatttatatacactgtatgtactgtatattatatagctGCCGGCTGCGTGTCCCTTAATAGTGGCAacagtagtgcaagtagaaaaaatgtcttacaggcacCGTGTGCGGCGCGcacgcccaaaaatgggtgtggccaaatgccacatgaggCGTGGCCAATGAAAGTCGGCATGTCTACACGTGCCTGCGCCTCAGCATGCTGCTGGACGTAGAGAGATGCTCCCATTTACTTTGAATGGGGTGCATGCGCGTCTACTACGCACGCTCGTCCCATTAATTTCCAGCCCTGCGCCTCGtagggcgcacctagtcacaggcTGAGCCACGattagcgcggctccatctgtatgccaaTTGTGATACAGGTGCGTTTCCGCACTGAAGAAAGTTACACAAAGAATTAGCGACAATTATTGTAAACCAACGTATTGCAATTCAAAAACATGCTGTATTGCCATTTAACAACTTGTTGGCGATGCACCTAGGGTTCAGTAGAACACTACTGGTTAGTCGAATTTACAAAAGACAAGAAAAAAAGATGCTTTTGGGCACACTAAGAAAAAGAATGTCTTAAGCCAGTAATATCTGACTTTAATTAAGGCATAACTTTTAATGAAATTCATGTTAAAATAAATTGTGATCACTCCTGTACACTGTACATGCAATAATGTGCACACTGGTCACTGAATATACAAGATAATAAAATGAAGTAAAGAAAACTCTATCTGAGATTAGAGTAATTTTAAGGCAAAAATGTCAAATATGCAGTAGGATACAATCAGTAGCCCTCAAATAGGGTTTAAACAACAACGCCCTCTGGTGAATTGTTTTCTTACACCCTGCAATCTGGAACAATACTGGGAAATAATTTCTTGTTCAATTTTTCTGTCTACCTATGATACTCATCTGATGGTAATCTGGTGGGGAATTTACCAGAAAAGACTTATAGTGGTGTGACATAGACATCAAGTAGGAATGAGAGCAAATGTttgaatctgctgtcagcgttataggccctacacaccggGCGATAAtagttaaagatatgaacgatctcgttcattaatcaacgagataacgttcatatccttgagtgtggaggcaccagcgatgaacgatgtgcggccccgcgctcgttcaacgctggtgccccgtcgcctgtgcatgcaggccaatatggacgatctcatccatatttgcctgcacttctatggagcagggtgacggggcgagtgaagaaacttcactccccccgtcactgcccccccgccgggtcgcccgtcggccgtatccgccgtcgggcagctcggcggcggatcgttaatgtgtagggccctttagactggATTGTTATTTCCCACAGAAGCTACTACACCGgatattctctgggggtccccctccAGGTACTGATCCGGCACAACACTTTATCGCTTCCAAGATTAGACGAGATTGGGCAATTTAAGTGTGGTTTGGTAGTAGATTGGAATGCATCTCTACCGGAAgcattgatgagagttcatgaatatGGAAAAGGTAACTACTGGATTGAGAAAAGGAGATAGAGTGTCGTAAAGAAATAGCTCTTCTTTTGGCGTTAGACAGTGAGAAGCCTGTCAGTTGGAGAACTGCCGCAGGAGCTCACTGAATCGCCAATGAGAGTCCTGAAAATGTAGAAAGTGTGGAAAAAATCAGATAATTAGGTGACTAATGCTGTTCTTATATGGAAGTAATGAGTTTGAGATAAACAGGAAGATTCTTATGTACACCAAAATTTATAAGGTTGGTAGGATTATGCTTCATTCAAATTGCAAGTCTTCTCTGCCTATTCGCAGGCTTGTGAGTAAACACGAAGATTCCTATGTACACCAAATAAATATATAAAGTTGGTAGGATTCTGCTACATTCAGATGGCAAGTCTTCTCCGCCTACTATCAGACTTGTGAGTAATATCTGTCAGGTAGCTGGAGGAAAAACCGCTCTGCTGCATTGTGTGCTATTAAATAAACTGTGCAAATCACATCCAAGTAACAATGACCGCAGCAT
This region includes:
- the LOC134891018 gene encoding leukotriene B4 receptor 1-like isoform X1 → MVCVSYEEVAGVSEMDTDTPDMEGPYALAEYNQLTEDSDTMPEAYTVLDEMTKLNFSFTNSSENHFTSTEIPEIISKASPSLGIAILSIAFIIGFPGNAFVIWTVLTRMKKLTVTCLLILHLAIADIMVILTAPFFLHLLATGSWTFGNIICKMCHYISCLSMYASIFLIAFMSVDRLLAVTRPLTSITTRTKSVVRKIIIAIWVLSSLLAIPMPIYRAELSISNQQQCRPLHSTPGHIIFQYAFETMTGFVIPFTIILSSYLCIGLRLRSAKFHIRNKTSQLVIMIIVIFSLSWLPYHVVNIMQVSGELSSSDKLRKAAKTARPNTTALVFLSSSINPILYAFVGSNFIRTAGVGFMARLFEGIGTDCKNSNKIPEELQQKNQDGPVELGNIHQ
- the LOC134891018 gene encoding leukotriene B4 receptor 1-like isoform X2; translated protein: MGVIEYWHCWNTFCPCNTQQIYYTTNKYNQLTEDSDTMPEAYTVLDEMTKLNFSFTNSSENHFTSTEIPEIISKASPSLGIAILSIAFIIGFPGNAFVIWTVLTRMKKLTVTCLLILHLAIADIMVILTAPFFLHLLATGSWTFGNIICKMCHYISCLSMYASIFLIAFMSVDRLLAVTRPLTSITTRTKSVVRKIIIAIWVLSSLLAIPMPIYRAELSISNQQQCRPLHSTPGHIIFQYAFETMTGFVIPFTIILSSYLCIGLRLRSAKFHIRNKTSQLVIMIIVIFSLSWLPYHVVNIMQVSGELSSSDKLRKAAKTARPNTTALVFLSSSINPILYAFVGSNFIRTAGVGFMARLFEGIGTDCKNSNKIPEELQQKNQDGPVELGNIHQ
- the LOC134891018 gene encoding leukotriene B4 receptor 1-like isoform X3 — protein: MPEAYTVLDEMTKLNFSFTNSSENHFTSTEIPEIISKASPSLGIAILSIAFIIGFPGNAFVIWTVLTRMKKLTVTCLLILHLAIADIMVILTAPFFLHLLATGSWTFGNIICKMCHYISCLSMYASIFLIAFMSVDRLLAVTRPLTSITTRTKSVVRKIIIAIWVLSSLLAIPMPIYRAELSISNQQQCRPLHSTPGHIIFQYAFETMTGFVIPFTIILSSYLCIGLRLRSAKFHIRNKTSQLVIMIIVIFSLSWLPYHVVNIMQVSGELSSSDKLRKAAKTARPNTTALVFLSSSINPILYAFVGSNFIRTAGVGFMARLFEGIGTDCKNSNKIPEELQQKNQDGPVELGNIHQ